One Amycolatopsis sp. NBC_00355 genomic window carries:
- a CDS encoding CoA transferase has product MTEILDGVWHTLTGETPGPVELTGAEDVLPGPYRVAAAATASVAAATLAAGELLKLREIDPGVVTADTRHAAAAFASEAFSRVEGAEPESVWAPLSGNYRTTDGWVRLHCNYPRHEAAVCWGLGVPGSRDVVTKTVAGRIAREVEHAVVSAGGAAAELRSPEDWAAHPQGEAVASLPLVDLAPIGEAPKRTLFYSDRPLGGVRVLELTHVLAGPVAGRVLAAHGADVLHVGAAHLPRVETLVRDTGQGKKSAFVALDTEGGRARLKKLISRADVLVQSFRPGALERIGFGAAELAELRPGLVIADLSAYGWEGPWARRRGFDSLVQMSNGIAWGAEEPSPLPVQALDHGTGWLAAAAIMTAVRRQVTDGGTWRVRLSLAGTGHWLDSLGRKDPAAADTDFTDLLEETDSGYGRLTRVRMAGGLPGAEPHWDFGTRLPGVDKPTWTP; this is encoded by the coding sequence GTGACCGAGATCCTGGACGGCGTCTGGCACACCCTCACCGGGGAGACGCCGGGACCGGTCGAGCTGACCGGCGCCGAAGACGTGCTGCCCGGCCCGTACCGGGTGGCGGCGGCCGCGACGGCGTCCGTCGCCGCCGCGACCCTGGCCGCCGGCGAACTGCTGAAGCTGCGCGAGATCGACCCCGGCGTCGTCACGGCGGACACCCGCCACGCGGCGGCGGCGTTCGCAAGCGAAGCGTTCTCGCGCGTCGAAGGCGCCGAGCCGGAGTCCGTGTGGGCGCCGCTGTCGGGCAACTACCGCACGACCGACGGCTGGGTGCGCCTGCACTGCAACTACCCGCGCCACGAAGCCGCGGTGTGCTGGGGACTCGGCGTCCCCGGCAGCCGGGACGTCGTGACGAAGACGGTCGCCGGCCGCATCGCGCGCGAGGTCGAACACGCCGTCGTCAGCGCCGGGGGAGCGGCCGCGGAGCTGCGCTCGCCCGAAGACTGGGCCGCGCACCCGCAGGGCGAAGCGGTGGCTTCGCTGCCGCTGGTGGACCTGGCGCCGATCGGCGAAGCGCCGAAGCGGACGTTGTTCTACTCGGACCGTCCGCTGGGCGGCGTCCGCGTGCTGGAGCTGACCCACGTGCTGGCCGGCCCGGTGGCCGGGCGGGTGCTCGCCGCGCACGGCGCGGACGTCCTGCACGTCGGGGCCGCGCACCTGCCGCGCGTCGAGACGCTCGTGCGGGACACCGGACAGGGCAAGAAGTCCGCGTTCGTCGCCCTCGACACCGAGGGCGGCCGCGCGCGGCTCAAGAAGCTGATCAGCCGGGCCGATGTGCTCGTGCAGTCGTTCCGCCCGGGCGCCCTCGAGCGCATCGGGTTCGGCGCGGCGGAGCTGGCCGAGCTGCGGCCGGGCTTGGTGATCGCCGACCTGAGCGCGTACGGCTGGGAAGGCCCGTGGGCCCGCCGGCGCGGCTTCGACAGCCTGGTCCAGATGTCGAACGGCATCGCGTGGGGTGCGGAAGAGCCGTCGCCGCTCCCGGTCCAGGCACTGGATCACGGAACGGGCTGGCTGGCCGCGGCGGCGATCATGACGGCGGTGCGCCGCCAGGTCACCGACGGCGGCACCTGGCGCGTCCGGCTGTCGCTGGCGGGCACCGGACACTGGCTGGATTCCCTGGGACGCAAGGACCCTGCCGCGGCGGACACCGACTTCACCGACCTGCTGGAGGAAACGGACAGCGGCTACGGCCGGCTGACCCGGGTCCGCATGGCGGGCGGCCTGCCGGGCGCGGAACCCCACTGGGACTTCGGGACCCGCCTGCCGGGTGTCGACAAACCGACCTGGACCCCTTGA
- the hemQ gene encoding hydrogen peroxide-dependent heme synthase: MARVNFNELNDTIRYTTWSVFRIEPGRLGEDRGTAGRETTEYLDGLEAKGVVVRGVYDLSALRADADYMIWWHAEEIEQVQAAYAGFRRTPLGRASTPVWSQTALHRPAEFNKSHIPAFLAGEEARKFICVYPFVRSYEWYLLPENERRKMLADHGKEARDYPDVRANTVASFALGDYEWILAFEADELHRIVDLMRHLRGTEARLHVREEIPFYTGTRVPPAELVAALP; this comes from the coding sequence ATGGCGCGGGTCAACTTCAACGAGCTCAACGACACCATCCGGTACACCACCTGGTCGGTCTTCCGGATCGAGCCCGGCAGGCTGGGTGAGGACCGCGGGACCGCCGGTCGCGAGACCACGGAGTACCTCGACGGGCTCGAGGCCAAGGGCGTCGTCGTCCGCGGGGTGTACGACCTCTCCGCCCTGCGGGCCGACGCCGACTACATGATCTGGTGGCACGCCGAGGAGATCGAGCAGGTCCAGGCCGCCTACGCCGGGTTCCGCCGGACGCCGCTCGGGCGCGCTTCGACGCCGGTCTGGAGCCAGACCGCGCTGCACCGGCCCGCCGAGTTCAACAAGAGCCACATCCCGGCGTTCCTCGCCGGGGAAGAGGCCCGCAAGTTCATCTGCGTCTACCCGTTCGTCCGCTCCTACGAGTGGTACCTGCTGCCGGAGAACGAGCGCCGCAAGATGCTCGCCGACCACGGCAAGGAAGCCCGCGACTACCCGGACGTGCGGGCCAACACCGTCGCGTCGTTCGCGCTGGGCGACTACGAGTGGATCCTCGCCTTCGAGGCCGACGAGCTGCACCGGATCGTCGACCTCATGCGCCACCTGCGCGGCACCGAGGCGCGGCTGCACGTGCGCGAAGAGATCCCGTTCTACACCGGCACCCGCGTGCCGCCCGCCGAGCTCGTCGCGGCGCTGCCCTAG
- a CDS encoding DUF692 domain-containing protein — protein sequence MGELGIGIGWRHELDLSIARLPGVDWVEVVAENLHHDNLPETLVALRKRGLPVLPHAVSLSLGGAEPLDTGRVQHLAEVARALDAPLVSDHVCFVRAGGLDSGHLMPLPRTREALDVLVANVRLAQSIVDVPFALENIAAVLEWPGGELTEQQFLTELTERTDCRLIIDVANLYANARNIGTDPAAFLDGIPWERLAYVHMAGGIERDGVYHDTHAHPVLPEVLALLSELRRRTDPPGVLLERDDDYPSDAELAAELAALRAAVTV from the coding sequence GTGGGTGAGCTCGGCATCGGGATCGGCTGGCGGCACGAGCTCGACCTGTCCATCGCCCGGCTCCCGGGTGTGGACTGGGTCGAGGTCGTGGCCGAGAACCTGCACCACGACAACCTCCCGGAGACGCTCGTCGCGCTGCGGAAACGTGGTCTGCCGGTGCTGCCGCACGCCGTCTCGCTCTCGCTCGGCGGGGCCGAGCCGCTCGACACCGGGCGCGTCCAGCACCTCGCGGAGGTCGCGCGGGCGCTGGACGCGCCGCTGGTCAGCGACCACGTCTGCTTCGTGCGCGCGGGCGGCCTCGACTCCGGGCACCTGATGCCGCTGCCCCGCACCCGCGAGGCATTGGACGTGCTGGTCGCGAACGTCCGGCTCGCGCAGTCCATTGTGGACGTCCCGTTCGCGCTGGAGAACATCGCGGCGGTGCTGGAGTGGCCCGGCGGTGAGCTGACCGAACAGCAGTTCCTCACCGAGCTGACCGAGCGGACGGACTGCCGGCTGATCATCGACGTCGCCAACCTGTACGCCAACGCCCGCAACATCGGTACCGACCCGGCGGCGTTCCTCGACGGCATCCCGTGGGAGCGCTTGGCGTACGTGCACATGGCGGGCGGCATCGAGCGCGACGGCGTCTACCACGACACGCACGCGCACCCGGTGCTGCCGGAGGTCCTGGCACTGTTGTCGGAACTCCGCCGCCGGACGGACCCGCCGGGAGTCCTGCTGGAACGCGACGACGACTACCCGAGCGACGCCGAGCTGGCGGCGGAGCTGGCCGCGCTGCGGGCGGCGGTGACGGTGTGA